In Alkalihalobacillus sp. TS-13, the following are encoded in one genomic region:
- a CDS encoding GDSL-type esterase/lipase family protein, with protein sequence MDENIIRYTALGDSLTVGVGSIFAPGFVSRYTESIEKAANRKVERNVFAKNGATTAQVLAFLANENVKKAIAEADVITITAGGNDLKKAAKKYFFMNDTNIFRTAIKESMKNLSIMLHEIRKIKEKGKEPYIIRLVGLYNPFPYLSFSELWIKTFNKQLEMFGCQNLKVASIYEPFKVNGGNALSIDGMHPNGYGYKLIADQLGKLGYEPLFNQNKKTFLFPIFD encoded by the coding sequence ATGGACGAGAATATAATTAGATACACAGCGTTAGGGGATTCTTTGACTGTAGGTGTCGGTTCTATCTTTGCTCCGGGGTTTGTATCACGGTACACCGAGTCTATAGAAAAAGCAGCCAATCGAAAAGTAGAACGTAATGTATTTGCAAAAAATGGTGCAACGACTGCACAGGTATTGGCGTTCCTTGCTAATGAAAATGTAAAAAAGGCGATTGCAGAGGCGGACGTGATTACAATCACTGCTGGAGGTAATGATTTAAAAAAAGCAGCAAAGAAATACTTTTTTATGAATGACACAAATATTTTTAGAACTGCCATTAAAGAAAGCATGAAAAATCTTTCAATTATGCTTCATGAAATCCGTAAAATAAAAGAAAAAGGGAAAGAACCCTATATCATCCGATTGGTGGGTTTGTATAATCCGTTTCCCTATCTCTCCTTCAGCGAATTGTGGATTAAAACATTCAATAAGCAATTGGAGATGTTCGGATGTCAAAATCTAAAGGTTGCGAGTATATATGAACCGTTTAAAGTAAATGGGGGAAATGCACTCTCTATTGATGGAATGCATCCAAATGGATATGGGTATAAACTCATAGCTGATCAACTTGGGAAGTTAGGCTATGAACCTTTGTTCAATCAGAATAAAAAAACGTTTTTATTTCCGATTTTCGATTAA
- a CDS encoding metallophosphoesterase, with amino-acid sequence MFILLTFILISALAIYRAYINTKDVTLKRIKVMSNDKGPHMNLRILQISDMHLENISITPEEIHEKLKNETIDLIALTGDYLDRKKTLTKLPAYLEVFQKLDPKYGIYAVFGNHDYVLKNTSFDKLEKILNKYGCKTLRNEHEMITMNGHTVNLIGIDDYGTGNSDLEKSYQGLSASDYNLVLTHDPNIVLDLDQQHFDYLLSGHFHNGQIHWPKPFHLAKMGKLARQKIVQGLHHMYEKPFYISEGLGQTGINIRVGSRPEITIHEVGITKAEASGNAAS; translated from the coding sequence ATGTTTATTTTGTTAACGTTTATATTAATTTCAGCTCTCGCTATATACAGAGCTTATATCAATACTAAGGATGTAACTTTAAAAAGAATAAAAGTTATGAGTAATGATAAAGGACCTCACATGAACTTACGAATCCTGCAAATTTCCGATATGCATTTAGAGAACATTTCTATTACTCCAGAAGAAATTCATGAGAAACTAAAAAACGAAACGATTGATTTAATTGCCCTGACTGGAGATTATCTTGATCGTAAAAAGACTCTTACCAAGCTCCCTGCTTATTTAGAGGTTTTTCAAAAGCTTGATCCGAAATATGGAATCTATGCGGTTTTCGGTAACCATGATTATGTTTTGAAAAATACGTCATTTGATAAATTGGAAAAAATATTGAATAAGTACGGTTGCAAGACGTTACGTAATGAGCACGAGATGATCACGATGAATGGTCATACTGTGAATCTAATTGGGATCGATGATTACGGGACAGGAAATAGTGACCTTGAGAAATCTTATCAAGGGCTATCAGCATCTGATTACAATCTAGTCCTTACTCATGACCCGAATATTGTACTGGATCTCGATCAACAACACTTCGATTATTTATTATCTGGTCATTTCCATAACGGTCAGATTCATTGGCCAAAGCCGTTTCACCTTGCAAAAATGGGAAAGCTAGCTCGTCAAAAGATCGTCCAGGGACTTCATCATATGTATGAGAAACCATTTTATATCAGTGAGGGGTTAGGACAAACGGGCATCAACATACGTGTAGGTTCACGCCCTGAAATAACGATACATGAAGTAGGAATCACAAAAGCAGAAGCTTCCGGAAATGCCGCTTCATAA
- a CDS encoding M20/M25/M40 family metallo-hydrolase gives MKQESQQFLQELLSTPSPSGFEMKIQRKWIDYVQSFADKIETDHIGNAYGVINPNAPFKVLIAGHCDEIGFMINRIDESGFLHFTKLGGISHKPAIGMKVEILGNQQTITGVVGVNAEHHGGIKDDYDFEDLYIDCGAQSKEEIEKFVQIGDLAIYKREMEFLLNNRISGRGLDNRTGAFIVAEVLKRLSKKKPEVGVYAVSTVNEETNLGGAYFAASQVQPDFALAVDVTFATDYPGVNKNKHGDIRLDHGPVLAKGAPIHYKLNSILEETARKNKIDVQYELTPRVTGTDADGMRLTGKGVPIALVSLPLRYMHSPVETASLQDIEDEITLITEMIISLSTNENLNPLD, from the coding sequence ATGAAACAAGAATCACAACAATTTTTACAGGAATTGCTCTCAACTCCTTCTCCATCTGGGTTTGAAATGAAAATTCAAAGGAAATGGATTGACTATGTTCAATCTTTCGCAGATAAAATTGAAACAGATCATATCGGGAATGCCTATGGTGTCATTAATCCAAATGCTCCATTCAAAGTATTGATCGCAGGGCATTGTGATGAGATCGGCTTTATGATCAATCGAATTGATGAAAGCGGTTTCTTACATTTCACTAAACTCGGAGGTATCAGTCACAAGCCTGCAATCGGCATGAAGGTCGAGATTCTTGGGAATCAACAGACCATTACTGGTGTCGTGGGAGTTAATGCAGAGCATCATGGTGGGATTAAAGATGATTATGACTTTGAAGATCTATACATAGATTGTGGTGCACAAAGTAAAGAAGAGATTGAAAAGTTTGTGCAAATTGGCGATTTAGCAATTTATAAGCGCGAAATGGAGTTCCTTTTAAATAACAGGATCAGCGGTCGTGGTCTTGATAACCGAACCGGTGCGTTTATCGTAGCAGAAGTACTGAAGAGGTTATCCAAAAAGAAACCAGAGGTCGGTGTTTACGCTGTAAGTACAGTAAATGAAGAGACGAACTTGGGTGGTGCCTATTTTGCAGCATCCCAGGTTCAGCCTGACTTTGCTCTTGCCGTTGATGTAACCTTTGCAACTGATTATCCAGGTGTAAACAAGAATAAGCATGGGGACATCCGTCTTGATCATGGTCCGGTTCTTGCTAAAGGTGCCCCTATCCATTACAAGTTGAACAGCATACTTGAGGAGACAGCCCGCAAGAACAAAATCGATGTACAATATGAGCTTACACCACGAGTGACTGGTACAGATGCTGATGGAATGCGTTTAACTGGTAAAGGAGTTCCGATTGCACTGGTCTCCCTCCCACTCCGTTATATGCATTCACCAGTTGAAACAGCAAGTCTTCAAGATATTGAAGATGAAATCACATTGATCACAGAAATGATCATTTCGCTCAGTACTAACGAAAACTTGAACCCACTTGATTAA